A genomic segment from Malus domestica chromosome 05, GDT2T_hap1 encodes:
- the LOC103435425 gene encoding G-type lectin S-receptor-like serine/threonine-protein kinase At4g27290 isoform X7, producing the protein MRNHTCKKGVEGTIEVLDFHCFPTNLMKNPLKASTKMCLLLLYSTLLLIVAAVFSIADDGTSTFQSISDGETVVSTGGTFELGFYSPDASNRRYVGIWYKKISVKTIVWVANRDTPLTDLFGVLKITNPGILVLNHNMSTIWSSNTSRTAQNPVARLLDSGNLVVVDRSDDDPENFLWQSFDYPGDTCLPGAKLGRNTVTGFNWHLRSWKSPQDPSPGNYTYQFGPKGYAEMFLREGSVIKFRSGPWNGVRFSGMPQLSPNPIYTYGLVFETDEMYYSYKLRNNSILSNMVLTSEGLSRRYIWIDRTKDWFLYLTAQIDNCNNYAFCGVYGTCNIEKSPVCSCLKGFTPKFPNEWDLVDWSNGCVRKTSLNCTGDVFQKYSGLKLPSTEQSWFNRSMNLKECEMVCMKNCSCTAYTNLDIRDGGSGCLLWYGDLIDIRYLAENGQDIYIRMASSELDNTKIDAKYSESNVKKMRIIISTTVLSTGLLIMGLALLFYVWKKQHQKGGKLGCGQKEDLELPLFDLMTVVSATSNFSSENKLGEGGFGSVFKGTMKDGQEIAVKKLSKSSQQGLDEFKNEVTHIAKLQHRNLVKLLGYCIQEDEMMLIYEYMPNKSLDFFIFDQRRRMLLDWPKRFEIINGIARGILYLHQDSRLRVIHRDLKASNILLGSEFNPKISDFGLARSFGGNETKTKTKKVVGTYGYMSPEYAIDGFYSIKSDVYSFGVMVLEIVSGSRNRGFSHPDHKLNLLGHVSVTTSNVRGIQKIGQACRLQF; encoded by the exons atgcGAAATCATACATGTAAGAAGGGCGTAGAGGGAACAATTGAGGTCTTAGATTTTCATTGCTTTCCCacgaatttaatgaaaaatccatTGAAAGCTTCAACCAAGATGTGCTTGCTTCTTTTGTACTCTACTTTGCTGCTCATTGTTGCAGCAGTATTCTCCATAGCTGATGACGGCACAAGTACATTTCAGTCCATTAGTGACGGTGAGACTGTAGTTTCAACTGGCGGAACATTTGAGCTAGGATTTTACAGTCCCGATGCTTCTAATAGACGGTATGTGGGGATATGGTACAAGAAGATTTCTGTTAAAACCATTGTATGGGTTGCCAACAGAGACACACCCCTCACTGATTTGTTTGGCGTCCTGAAGATCACCAACCCCGGAATACTTGTCCTCAACCACAACATGAGCACAATTTGGTCCTCCAACACATCGAGAACTGCACAGAATCCAGTGGCACGTCTTTTGGACTCGGGTAATCTTGTTGTGGTAGATAGGAGTGATGATGACCCTGAGAACTTTCTGTGGCAAAGTTTTGATTACCCTGGCGATACATGCCTACCAGGTGCGAAGCTTGGTAGGAACACAGTTACAGGCTTCAATTGGCATCTTAGATCATGGAAAAGTCCTCAGGATCCTTCTCCAGGTAATTATACATATCAATTTGGTCCCAAAGGATATGCAGAAATGTTTCTGAGGGAAGGTTCTGTCATAAAATTTCGGAGTGGACCATGGAATGGAGTCCGGTTCAGTGGAATGCCGCAGTTAAGTCCAAACCCTATATACACATACGGTCTTGTTTTTGAGACTGATGAAATGTACTACAGTTACAAGCTTCGCAACAACTCAATCCTTTCGAACATGGTGTTAACTTCAGAGGGGCTTTCACGGCGCTATATATGGATTGATAGAACCAAAGATTGGTTTCTTTACCTAACAGCCCAGATTGATAACTGTAACAACTATGCATTCTGTGGTGTATATGGCACATGTAACATTGAAAAGTCCCCGGTATGTAGCTGTTTGAAAGGATTTACCCCAAAGTTTCCAAACGAATGGGATTTGGTGGATTGGTCAAATGGCTGTGTGAGAAAGACTTCTCTAAATTGCACCGGAGACGTGTTCCAAAAGTACTCGGGGTTGAAATTGCCTAGCACAGAACAATCCTGGTTTAACAGAAGTATGAACCTCAAGGAATGTGAGATGGTGTGCATGAAGAACTGCTCCTGCACGGCTTATACAAATTTGGATATCCGAGATGGAGGAAGCGGGTGTTTGCTGTGGTACGGCGATCTAATTGATATAAGATACTTGGCTGAAAACGGGCAAGATATTTATATAAGAATGGCTTCATCGGAACTAG ACAATACAAAGATCGACGCTAAATACTCTGAATCCAAtgtgaagaaaatgagaatcATAATAAGCACTACTGTGTTGTCTACCGGACTGCTGATCATGGGCCTGGCCCTGCTGTTTTATGTTTGGAAGAAGCAGCACCAGAAAGGTG GAAAACTGGGATGCGGCCAAAAGGAGGATCTTGAATTACCGTTATTTGATTTGATGACTGTAGTTTCTGCAACCAGTAACTTTTCAAGTGAAAACAAACTTGGTGAAGGAGGTTTCGGATCTGTCTTTAAG GGTACAATGAAAGATGGACAAGAAATCGCAGTGAAAAAGCTTTCAAAAAGTTCTCAACAAGGGCTCGACgagttcaagaatgaagttACACATATTGCCAAACTTCAGCACAGGAATCTAGTGAAGCTTCTTGGATACTGCATTCAAGAAGACGAGATGATGCTGATCTACGAGTACATGCCTAACAAGAGCTTAGACTTCTTTATATTCG atcaaagaagaaggatgtTATTAGACTGGCCGAAGCGCTTTGAAATTATTAATGGGATAGCTCGAGGGATCctctatcttcatcaagattctAGACTGAGAGTTATCCATAGAGATCTCAAAGCAAGTAACATTTTGTTAGGCAGTGAATTTAATCCGAAAATCTCAGACTTTGGCCTGGCTAGAAGCTTTGGAGGAAATGAAACGAAAACAAAAACGAAGAAAGTGGTCGGAACATA CGGTTACATGTCCCCAGAATATGCAATTGATGGTTTCTACTCTATAAAGTCCGACGTCTATAGCTTTGGTGTTATGGTGCTAGAGATAGTGAGTGGGAGCAGAAATAGAGGATTCTCTCATCCAGACCACAAACTCAACCTTCTTGGACATGTGAGTGTGACAACATCAAATGTCAG AGGAATCCAGAAGATAGGCCAAGCATGTCGGCTGCAGTTctaa
- the LOC103435425 gene encoding G-type lectin S-receptor-like serine/threonine-protein kinase At4g27290 isoform X1: protein MRNHTCKKGVEGTIEVLDFHCFPTNLMKNPLKASTKMCLLLLYSTLLLIVAAVFSIADDGTSTFQSISDGETVVSTGGTFELGFYSPDASNRRYVGIWYKKISVKTIVWVANRDTPLTDLFGVLKITNPGILVLNHNMSTIWSSNTSRTAQNPVARLLDSGNLVVVDRSDDDPENFLWQSFDYPGDTCLPGAKLGRNTVTGFNWHLRSWKSPQDPSPGNYTYQFGPKGYAEMFLREGSVIKFRSGPWNGVRFSGMPQLSPNPIYTYGLVFETDEMYYSYKLRNNSILSNMVLTSEGLSRRYIWIDRTKDWFLYLTAQIDNCNNYAFCGVYGTCNIEKSPVCSCLKGFTPKFPNEWDLVDWSNGCVRKTSLNCTGDVFQKYSGLKLPSTEQSWFNRSMNLKECEMVCMKNCSCTAYTNLDIRDGGSGCLLWYGDLIDIRYLAENGQDIYIRMASSELDNTKIDAKYSESNVKKMRIIISTTVLSTGLLIMGLALLFYVWKKQHQKGGKLGCGQKEDLELPLFDLMTVVSATSNFSSENKLGEGGFGSVFKGTMKDGQEIAVKKLSKSSQQGLDEFKNEVTHIAKLQHRNLVKLLGYCIQEDEMMLIYEYMPNKSLDFFIFDQRRRMLLDWPKRFEIINGIARGILYLHQDSRLRVIHRDLKASNILLGSEFNPKISDFGLARSFGGNETKTKTKKVVGTYGYMSPEYAIDGFYSIKSDVYSFGVMVLEIVSGSRNRGFSHPDHKLNLLGHAWMLHTEGRPLELLDTSVEDSITLHEVVRTIHVGLLCVQRNPEDRPSMSAAVLMLGGEGALPPPLKPGFYSERDLTELDAGHSSKACSANDVTISLLEAR from the exons atgcGAAATCATACATGTAAGAAGGGCGTAGAGGGAACAATTGAGGTCTTAGATTTTCATTGCTTTCCCacgaatttaatgaaaaatccatTGAAAGCTTCAACCAAGATGTGCTTGCTTCTTTTGTACTCTACTTTGCTGCTCATTGTTGCAGCAGTATTCTCCATAGCTGATGACGGCACAAGTACATTTCAGTCCATTAGTGACGGTGAGACTGTAGTTTCAACTGGCGGAACATTTGAGCTAGGATTTTACAGTCCCGATGCTTCTAATAGACGGTATGTGGGGATATGGTACAAGAAGATTTCTGTTAAAACCATTGTATGGGTTGCCAACAGAGACACACCCCTCACTGATTTGTTTGGCGTCCTGAAGATCACCAACCCCGGAATACTTGTCCTCAACCACAACATGAGCACAATTTGGTCCTCCAACACATCGAGAACTGCACAGAATCCAGTGGCACGTCTTTTGGACTCGGGTAATCTTGTTGTGGTAGATAGGAGTGATGATGACCCTGAGAACTTTCTGTGGCAAAGTTTTGATTACCCTGGCGATACATGCCTACCAGGTGCGAAGCTTGGTAGGAACACAGTTACAGGCTTCAATTGGCATCTTAGATCATGGAAAAGTCCTCAGGATCCTTCTCCAGGTAATTATACATATCAATTTGGTCCCAAAGGATATGCAGAAATGTTTCTGAGGGAAGGTTCTGTCATAAAATTTCGGAGTGGACCATGGAATGGAGTCCGGTTCAGTGGAATGCCGCAGTTAAGTCCAAACCCTATATACACATACGGTCTTGTTTTTGAGACTGATGAAATGTACTACAGTTACAAGCTTCGCAACAACTCAATCCTTTCGAACATGGTGTTAACTTCAGAGGGGCTTTCACGGCGCTATATATGGATTGATAGAACCAAAGATTGGTTTCTTTACCTAACAGCCCAGATTGATAACTGTAACAACTATGCATTCTGTGGTGTATATGGCACATGTAACATTGAAAAGTCCCCGGTATGTAGCTGTTTGAAAGGATTTACCCCAAAGTTTCCAAACGAATGGGATTTGGTGGATTGGTCAAATGGCTGTGTGAGAAAGACTTCTCTAAATTGCACCGGAGACGTGTTCCAAAAGTACTCGGGGTTGAAATTGCCTAGCACAGAACAATCCTGGTTTAACAGAAGTATGAACCTCAAGGAATGTGAGATGGTGTGCATGAAGAACTGCTCCTGCACGGCTTATACAAATTTGGATATCCGAGATGGAGGAAGCGGGTGTTTGCTGTGGTACGGCGATCTAATTGATATAAGATACTTGGCTGAAAACGGGCAAGATATTTATATAAGAATGGCTTCATCGGAACTAG ACAATACAAAGATCGACGCTAAATACTCTGAATCCAAtgtgaagaaaatgagaatcATAATAAGCACTACTGTGTTGTCTACCGGACTGCTGATCATGGGCCTGGCCCTGCTGTTTTATGTTTGGAAGAAGCAGCACCAGAAAGGTG GAAAACTGGGATGCGGCCAAAAGGAGGATCTTGAATTACCGTTATTTGATTTGATGACTGTAGTTTCTGCAACCAGTAACTTTTCAAGTGAAAACAAACTTGGTGAAGGAGGTTTCGGATCTGTCTTTAAG GGTACAATGAAAGATGGACAAGAAATCGCAGTGAAAAAGCTTTCAAAAAGTTCTCAACAAGGGCTCGACgagttcaagaatgaagttACACATATTGCCAAACTTCAGCACAGGAATCTAGTGAAGCTTCTTGGATACTGCATTCAAGAAGACGAGATGATGCTGATCTACGAGTACATGCCTAACAAGAGCTTAGACTTCTTTATATTCG atcaaagaagaaggatgtTATTAGACTGGCCGAAGCGCTTTGAAATTATTAATGGGATAGCTCGAGGGATCctctatcttcatcaagattctAGACTGAGAGTTATCCATAGAGATCTCAAAGCAAGTAACATTTTGTTAGGCAGTGAATTTAATCCGAAAATCTCAGACTTTGGCCTGGCTAGAAGCTTTGGAGGAAATGAAACGAAAACAAAAACGAAGAAAGTGGTCGGAACATA CGGTTACATGTCCCCAGAATATGCAATTGATGGTTTCTACTCTATAAAGTCCGACGTCTATAGCTTTGGTGTTATGGTGCTAGAGATAGTGAGTGGGAGCAGAAATAGAGGATTCTCTCATCCAGACCACAAACTCAACCTTCTTGGACAT GCGTGGATGCTACACACAGAAGGCAGGCCTCTCGAATTGCTTGATACATCGGTAGAGGACTCCATCACTTTGCATGAAGTTGTACGAACAATTCATGTGGGTCTTTTGTGTGTGCAGAGGAATCCAGAAGATAGGCCAAGCATGTCGGCTGCAGTTctaatgttgggtggtgaaggtGCATTGCCCCCACCTCTAAAACCTGGTTTCTACAGTGAAAGGGATTTGACTGAACTTGATGCCGGTCATTCTTCTAAAGCATGCTCAGCTAATGATGTCACTATTTCACTACTTGAGGCTCGATAA
- the LOC103435425 gene encoding G-type lectin S-receptor-like serine/threonine-protein kinase At4g27290 isoform X2, with translation MRNHTCKKGVEGTIEVLDFHCFPTNLMKNPLKASTKMCLLLLYSTLLLIVAAVFSIADDGTSTFQSISDGETVVSTGGTFELGFYSPDASNRRYVGIWYKKISVKTIVWVANRDTPLTDLFGVLKITNPGILVLNHNMSTIWSSNTSRTAQNPVARLLDSGNLVVVDRSDDDPENFLWQSFDYPGDTCLPGAKLGRNTVTGFNWHLRSWKSPQDPSPGNYTYQFGPKGYAEMFLREGSVIKFRSGPWNGVRFSGMPQLSPNPIYTYGLVFETDEMYYSYKLRNNSILSNMVLTSEGLSRRYIWIDRTKDWFLYLTAQIDNCNNYAFCGVYGTCNIEKSPVCSCLKGFTPKFPNEWDLVDWSNGCVRKTSLNCTGDVFQKYSGLKLPSTEQSWFNRSMNLKECEMVCMKNCSCTAYTNLDIRDGGSGCLLWYGDLIDIRYLAENGQDIYIRMASSELDNTKIDAKYSESNVKKMRIIISTTVLSTGLLIMGLALLFYVWKKQHQKGKLGCGQKEDLELPLFDLMTVVSATSNFSSENKLGEGGFGSVFKGTMKDGQEIAVKKLSKSSQQGLDEFKNEVTHIAKLQHRNLVKLLGYCIQEDEMMLIYEYMPNKSLDFFIFDQRRRMLLDWPKRFEIINGIARGILYLHQDSRLRVIHRDLKASNILLGSEFNPKISDFGLARSFGGNETKTKTKKVVGTYGYMSPEYAIDGFYSIKSDVYSFGVMVLEIVSGSRNRGFSHPDHKLNLLGHAWMLHTEGRPLELLDTSVEDSITLHEVVRTIHVGLLCVQRNPEDRPSMSAAVLMLGGEGALPPPLKPGFYSERDLTELDAGHSSKACSANDVTISLLEAR, from the exons atgcGAAATCATACATGTAAGAAGGGCGTAGAGGGAACAATTGAGGTCTTAGATTTTCATTGCTTTCCCacgaatttaatgaaaaatccatTGAAAGCTTCAACCAAGATGTGCTTGCTTCTTTTGTACTCTACTTTGCTGCTCATTGTTGCAGCAGTATTCTCCATAGCTGATGACGGCACAAGTACATTTCAGTCCATTAGTGACGGTGAGACTGTAGTTTCAACTGGCGGAACATTTGAGCTAGGATTTTACAGTCCCGATGCTTCTAATAGACGGTATGTGGGGATATGGTACAAGAAGATTTCTGTTAAAACCATTGTATGGGTTGCCAACAGAGACACACCCCTCACTGATTTGTTTGGCGTCCTGAAGATCACCAACCCCGGAATACTTGTCCTCAACCACAACATGAGCACAATTTGGTCCTCCAACACATCGAGAACTGCACAGAATCCAGTGGCACGTCTTTTGGACTCGGGTAATCTTGTTGTGGTAGATAGGAGTGATGATGACCCTGAGAACTTTCTGTGGCAAAGTTTTGATTACCCTGGCGATACATGCCTACCAGGTGCGAAGCTTGGTAGGAACACAGTTACAGGCTTCAATTGGCATCTTAGATCATGGAAAAGTCCTCAGGATCCTTCTCCAGGTAATTATACATATCAATTTGGTCCCAAAGGATATGCAGAAATGTTTCTGAGGGAAGGTTCTGTCATAAAATTTCGGAGTGGACCATGGAATGGAGTCCGGTTCAGTGGAATGCCGCAGTTAAGTCCAAACCCTATATACACATACGGTCTTGTTTTTGAGACTGATGAAATGTACTACAGTTACAAGCTTCGCAACAACTCAATCCTTTCGAACATGGTGTTAACTTCAGAGGGGCTTTCACGGCGCTATATATGGATTGATAGAACCAAAGATTGGTTTCTTTACCTAACAGCCCAGATTGATAACTGTAACAACTATGCATTCTGTGGTGTATATGGCACATGTAACATTGAAAAGTCCCCGGTATGTAGCTGTTTGAAAGGATTTACCCCAAAGTTTCCAAACGAATGGGATTTGGTGGATTGGTCAAATGGCTGTGTGAGAAAGACTTCTCTAAATTGCACCGGAGACGTGTTCCAAAAGTACTCGGGGTTGAAATTGCCTAGCACAGAACAATCCTGGTTTAACAGAAGTATGAACCTCAAGGAATGTGAGATGGTGTGCATGAAGAACTGCTCCTGCACGGCTTATACAAATTTGGATATCCGAGATGGAGGAAGCGGGTGTTTGCTGTGGTACGGCGATCTAATTGATATAAGATACTTGGCTGAAAACGGGCAAGATATTTATATAAGAATGGCTTCATCGGAACTAG ACAATACAAAGATCGACGCTAAATACTCTGAATCCAAtgtgaagaaaatgagaatcATAATAAGCACTACTGTGTTGTCTACCGGACTGCTGATCATGGGCCTGGCCCTGCTGTTTTATGTTTGGAAGAAGCAGCACCAGAAAG GAAAACTGGGATGCGGCCAAAAGGAGGATCTTGAATTACCGTTATTTGATTTGATGACTGTAGTTTCTGCAACCAGTAACTTTTCAAGTGAAAACAAACTTGGTGAAGGAGGTTTCGGATCTGTCTTTAAG GGTACAATGAAAGATGGACAAGAAATCGCAGTGAAAAAGCTTTCAAAAAGTTCTCAACAAGGGCTCGACgagttcaagaatgaagttACACATATTGCCAAACTTCAGCACAGGAATCTAGTGAAGCTTCTTGGATACTGCATTCAAGAAGACGAGATGATGCTGATCTACGAGTACATGCCTAACAAGAGCTTAGACTTCTTTATATTCG atcaaagaagaaggatgtTATTAGACTGGCCGAAGCGCTTTGAAATTATTAATGGGATAGCTCGAGGGATCctctatcttcatcaagattctAGACTGAGAGTTATCCATAGAGATCTCAAAGCAAGTAACATTTTGTTAGGCAGTGAATTTAATCCGAAAATCTCAGACTTTGGCCTGGCTAGAAGCTTTGGAGGAAATGAAACGAAAACAAAAACGAAGAAAGTGGTCGGAACATA CGGTTACATGTCCCCAGAATATGCAATTGATGGTTTCTACTCTATAAAGTCCGACGTCTATAGCTTTGGTGTTATGGTGCTAGAGATAGTGAGTGGGAGCAGAAATAGAGGATTCTCTCATCCAGACCACAAACTCAACCTTCTTGGACAT GCGTGGATGCTACACACAGAAGGCAGGCCTCTCGAATTGCTTGATACATCGGTAGAGGACTCCATCACTTTGCATGAAGTTGTACGAACAATTCATGTGGGTCTTTTGTGTGTGCAGAGGAATCCAGAAGATAGGCCAAGCATGTCGGCTGCAGTTctaatgttgggtggtgaaggtGCATTGCCCCCACCTCTAAAACCTGGTTTCTACAGTGAAAGGGATTTGACTGAACTTGATGCCGGTCATTCTTCTAAAGCATGCTCAGCTAATGATGTCACTATTTCACTACTTGAGGCTCGATAA
- the LOC103435425 gene encoding G-type lectin S-receptor-like serine/threonine-protein kinase At4g27290 isoform X5, protein MCFWLLQPLILAGFWHACKELWLWEEEASSLLFLAVFSIADDGTSTFQSISDGETVVSTGGTFELGFYSPDASNRRYVGIWYKKISVKTIVWVANRDTPLTDLFGVLKITNPGILVLNHNMSTIWSSNTSRTAQNPVARLLDSGNLVVVDRSDDDPENFLWQSFDYPGDTCLPGAKLGRNTVTGFNWHLRSWKSPQDPSPGNYTYQFGPKGYAEMFLREGSVIKFRSGPWNGVRFSGMPQLSPNPIYTYGLVFETDEMYYSYKLRNNSILSNMVLTSEGLSRRYIWIDRTKDWFLYLTAQIDNCNNYAFCGVYGTCNIEKSPVCSCLKGFTPKFPNEWDLVDWSNGCVRKTSLNCTGDVFQKYSGLKLPSTEQSWFNRSMNLKECEMVCMKNCSCTAYTNLDIRDGGSGCLLWYGDLIDIRYLAENGQDIYIRMASSELDNTKIDAKYSESNVKKMRIIISTTVLSTGLLIMGLALLFYVWKKQHQKGKLGCGQKEDLELPLFDLMTVVSATSNFSSENKLGEGGFGSVFKGTMKDGQEIAVKKLSKSSQQGLDEFKNEVTHIAKLQHRNLVKLLGYCIQEDEMMLIYEYMPNKSLDFFIFDQRRRMLLDWPKRFEIINGIARGILYLHQDSRLRVIHRDLKASNILLGSEFNPKISDFGLARSFGGNETKTKTKKVVGTYGYMSPEYAIDGFYSIKSDVYSFGVMVLEIVSGSRNRGFSHPDHKLNLLGHAWMLHTEGRPLELLDTSVEDSITLHEVVRTIHVGLLCVQRNPEDRPSMSAAVLMLGGEGALPPPLKPGFYSERDLTELDAGHSSKACSANDVTISLLEAR, encoded by the exons ATGTGTTTTTGGCTACTCCAACCTCTTATCTTGGCAGGATTTTGGCATGCATGCAAG GAACTCTGGTTGTGGGAGGAAGAAGCCAGTTCCTTACTATTTTTAG CAGTATTCTCCATAGCTGATGACGGCACAAGTACATTTCAGTCCATTAGTGACGGTGAGACTGTAGTTTCAACTGGCGGAACATTTGAGCTAGGATTTTACAGTCCCGATGCTTCTAATAGACGGTATGTGGGGATATGGTACAAGAAGATTTCTGTTAAAACCATTGTATGGGTTGCCAACAGAGACACACCCCTCACTGATTTGTTTGGCGTCCTGAAGATCACCAACCCCGGAATACTTGTCCTCAACCACAACATGAGCACAATTTGGTCCTCCAACACATCGAGAACTGCACAGAATCCAGTGGCACGTCTTTTGGACTCGGGTAATCTTGTTGTGGTAGATAGGAGTGATGATGACCCTGAGAACTTTCTGTGGCAAAGTTTTGATTACCCTGGCGATACATGCCTACCAGGTGCGAAGCTTGGTAGGAACACAGTTACAGGCTTCAATTGGCATCTTAGATCATGGAAAAGTCCTCAGGATCCTTCTCCAGGTAATTATACATATCAATTTGGTCCCAAAGGATATGCAGAAATGTTTCTGAGGGAAGGTTCTGTCATAAAATTTCGGAGTGGACCATGGAATGGAGTCCGGTTCAGTGGAATGCCGCAGTTAAGTCCAAACCCTATATACACATACGGTCTTGTTTTTGAGACTGATGAAATGTACTACAGTTACAAGCTTCGCAACAACTCAATCCTTTCGAACATGGTGTTAACTTCAGAGGGGCTTTCACGGCGCTATATATGGATTGATAGAACCAAAGATTGGTTTCTTTACCTAACAGCCCAGATTGATAACTGTAACAACTATGCATTCTGTGGTGTATATGGCACATGTAACATTGAAAAGTCCCCGGTATGTAGCTGTTTGAAAGGATTTACCCCAAAGTTTCCAAACGAATGGGATTTGGTGGATTGGTCAAATGGCTGTGTGAGAAAGACTTCTCTAAATTGCACCGGAGACGTGTTCCAAAAGTACTCGGGGTTGAAATTGCCTAGCACAGAACAATCCTGGTTTAACAGAAGTATGAACCTCAAGGAATGTGAGATGGTGTGCATGAAGAACTGCTCCTGCACGGCTTATACAAATTTGGATATCCGAGATGGAGGAAGCGGGTGTTTGCTGTGGTACGGCGATCTAATTGATATAAGATACTTGGCTGAAAACGGGCAAGATATTTATATAAGAATGGCTTCATCGGAACTAG ACAATACAAAGATCGACGCTAAATACTCTGAATCCAAtgtgaagaaaatgagaatcATAATAAGCACTACTGTGTTGTCTACCGGACTGCTGATCATGGGCCTGGCCCTGCTGTTTTATGTTTGGAAGAAGCAGCACCAGAAAG GAAAACTGGGATGCGGCCAAAAGGAGGATCTTGAATTACCGTTATTTGATTTGATGACTGTAGTTTCTGCAACCAGTAACTTTTCAAGTGAAAACAAACTTGGTGAAGGAGGTTTCGGATCTGTCTTTAAG GGTACAATGAAAGATGGACAAGAAATCGCAGTGAAAAAGCTTTCAAAAAGTTCTCAACAAGGGCTCGACgagttcaagaatgaagttACACATATTGCCAAACTTCAGCACAGGAATCTAGTGAAGCTTCTTGGATACTGCATTCAAGAAGACGAGATGATGCTGATCTACGAGTACATGCCTAACAAGAGCTTAGACTTCTTTATATTCG atcaaagaagaaggatgtTATTAGACTGGCCGAAGCGCTTTGAAATTATTAATGGGATAGCTCGAGGGATCctctatcttcatcaagattctAGACTGAGAGTTATCCATAGAGATCTCAAAGCAAGTAACATTTTGTTAGGCAGTGAATTTAATCCGAAAATCTCAGACTTTGGCCTGGCTAGAAGCTTTGGAGGAAATGAAACGAAAACAAAAACGAAGAAAGTGGTCGGAACATA CGGTTACATGTCCCCAGAATATGCAATTGATGGTTTCTACTCTATAAAGTCCGACGTCTATAGCTTTGGTGTTATGGTGCTAGAGATAGTGAGTGGGAGCAGAAATAGAGGATTCTCTCATCCAGACCACAAACTCAACCTTCTTGGACAT GCGTGGATGCTACACACAGAAGGCAGGCCTCTCGAATTGCTTGATACATCGGTAGAGGACTCCATCACTTTGCATGAAGTTGTACGAACAATTCATGTGGGTCTTTTGTGTGTGCAGAGGAATCCAGAAGATAGGCCAAGCATGTCGGCTGCAGTTctaatgttgggtggtgaaggtGCATTGCCCCCACCTCTAAAACCTGGTTTCTACAGTGAAAGGGATTTGACTGAACTTGATGCCGGTCATTCTTCTAAAGCATGCTCAGCTAATGATGTCACTATTTCACTACTTGAGGCTCGATAA